In Chlorobiota bacterium, the sequence GATGCGTGCCGCCGAGGCCGGTGCCGGGGCAATCAGCACCGTGCTGTTTGGGCGGACGAAGGAGACGGTGGAGCAAGCGATTTCCATCGAGGCGCATTTGGAATTCGTGCATCGCCTACGCGAATCCGTTCGGATTCCGGTGCTTGCCGAAGGGTTCATCTGGAGCACCGCCGAAGCCACTGCCGCAATGGAGGCCGGGGCCTACGGCGTGATTGTTGGCGGGGCAATCACCCGCCCGCGCGTCATCACCCAACTGTTTGCCGAAGCAGTGGGGGGGTGAGTTCATAAAGGTGTCATAAATGATTCATAAACGGTTCATAAATCTTCATAAAAGCTCCATAAACACCCATAAAGGTTCATAAATGTCCCATAAAGGTTCATAAGTGTCCCATAAATGTCCCATAAGTGTCCCATAAACGCTCCAGCACTTGAGCGGTATCAAGCATAACAACATCTGTTCCGAACCTACCCCATGGACTACATCCGCTTGCTTGGTTTTGCTGCCGGAGCTGTTGGTGTCATCGCGTTTGTGCCGCAGGCCGCGAAGGTCTTGCGAACCCGCTCCACCCACGACCTCTCGCTCCCGTCGTACTTGTTGATGGCGGCCGGCAGCACCCTCTGGGCCGCCTATGGATTCCTGCAAGATGACCTCCCGATTATTCTCCCGAACGTCATCATCCTGGTGCTGCAGCTGACGATTCTTTGGGCGAAATTTCGCTTTCACTGATCCCGTTTCCACGAGCCTCTTCCAGACTTCATCGTTGCCATGCTCGATCACTTGATCCCTGCCGATCCCGCGCTCTTCTTCACCAAAAACGACCCCGCCGACCCACGCATGGGGGACCTGGTGGGAAGGGGGGATGATGCCATTGCCCAGCACACCCGCGTTGCCATTATCGGCGTTCCGCAGGAGCTTGGCGTGGCGCGGAATGGAGGGCGCGTTGGCGCGGCCCAGGCCCCCGACGCAATCCGCGCGATGTTCTACCGGCTGACCCCATTCGACCTTGCAACCGGGCGCAGCGTTCCGCATGGCGCGGTTGTTGACTTGGGGAACATCCGTTGCGATGACCAGTTGGATGATGGGCTGGAGGAAATCCACCGCCGATTGGCCGCGGTGGTTGCTGCGGTTTGCCGGCGTGGGCTGATTCCGCTGGTGCTTGGCGGCGGCCACGATGTCACCTATGCCGCTGCCAGCGGTGTTCACGCCGTCCATGGCCGGTTGGGGGTGCTGAATTTTGATGCCCACCTTGACGTGCGCCCGCCGAACCCGCTGCGGAACAGCGGGACATCGTTTCGGATGTTGATTGAGGAGGGGAAGCTGGCCCCAGAGCAGTTTGTGGAATTCGGAATCCAGAGCTTTGCGAACGCGGAATCGCACGTTGAATGGGTGCGGGGAAGCGGGGGGACGATTATTCCGCTGGAGGCCGTTCGCCAGCAAGGGTTTCCCGATGCCTTGTTGGCGGCCTATCGAATCGCTTCTTCGGAGGGGCGGAAGAACGTTTACGGGACGCTGGACATGGATGGAGTTCGCGCTGCCGACGCGCCTGGGGTATCGGCCACGATGCCGGATGGTTTTGCCGCGGCGGAGCTTCTGGCAACGGCGCGGCTTCTTGGCCGCAGCAGCGCGACCGTGGCGATGGACATCGTGGAAGTCAATCCCCGATTCGACCGCGACAACCAGACCGCAAAACTTGCTGCCCACGCGATGATGAGGTTTATCGGGGGAATCGGGGAGCGGTGAAGCTGGAGCGGGGGGGAGGATGGCCAGAAAAATCGCTGTTTCTGCCTCAAGTTTTTCCTGCTGTGATGTTTCCTTCCGGCATTCCGTTATCTTCCTACAACTCTCACATTTCCTGCTTCACGTTAGTCACGGAATTAACCAATGGCATGGTACCGCCAGATATTTCAGACAGCACCGGGCGAAGGGGTTCAGGAATCGGCATTGCCGAAGCCAACCAACCCCGAAACGTTGCTTTTTGAGCGATTCCTTGCTGGGGATGACTCAGCATTGGTGGAGTTGTACGACCGCCACAACCACCGGATTTTCATGTACTGCCGGCAGTTTGTGCGGGACCACCAGCGGGCCGAGGATATCACGCAGGAACTGTGGGAACGGGTGCTTCGGTTGCGGCGCGAGCGGAAAGTTACCTCGCAGAATCCCATGGGATTTTTGCTGACAATCGCCCGCAACCTTTGCCTTGATGAGCTTCGGAAGGATCGCCACCACACGGCGATTGAGGACCTGCCGGAAACAAGCCACCCGGTGGATTTCATTCCGGAGCTTTCGCACATGGAGGAATTAGTGGTGCTGGCGCTTCCCCACCTTCCCGCTTCGCAGCGTGAAGTGTTGGTGCTGAACGCGTACAGCGGTTACCGGTTCGATGAAATTGCCGAGATGCTTGGCGAACCGGTCGGGGCAATACGCACACGCGCCTGGCGAGCACGGACCCACTTGGCCCGGATGATCTCCGCCATGATCGGCATCGAAGAAGACAAACAGACGACCAGACCGAATAATAGACAGGAGCAAGGACAATGACACGTAGGGAACAGGAACGCTTGGTAGGCCGCTATCTTGGCGGCGAGCTAACCGGTGCCGAGGAGCAGGAGTTCTTCATTCAGGTTGCTGTTGACAACGACCTGCGCCAAACCTTGAAGGCGTACAACGTTGTGGATAGCGCGCTCCATAAGCACCGCGAGACAATCCCGGTTCAGCATCCAGCCTCGCGCGAGCGGATGGTGACGATGCTGCGCCAGGCAGCTGCGATGAACCCACCGCAACAGCAGCAGGCGGCCCAATACCGCCGCACCGGAATCGTTGCAATCGTGGGAAGCTGGTTCAACCGCCGCACGGCCTTTGCCAGCGCAACCACGTTCATTTGGATGATTGCTGGATTCAGTGCCTTCGCGCTGATAACGGGGGCAGTGGTGGTTGCCCCAATCCTTACCAGCTCGGACGAAGGAGCTAAACCTCCCGCTGCGGTTCAGCGCGCTGCGAAACCGAACGGAACCAGCAGCGCGCCAGCAACGCAGAAGATCAGCGAAATCCCAACAGCAACCGATACAGCAGCAAATGAACAACCAACGCTACGCTCTGATAACCAAATAACAACAACAGAAACGCTGCCAGCGCGCACGGTCGGGACGCAGCAGAAGGCAAGCAACATCAACGCACTTTCGCAACGCCGCGCAATCCGCACCGCAAGCCAAACCGATGCAGCAGCGACCCAAGCAACAACCGACCAGACCGCAGCCCCAACCAATTCCAGCACGGTGGAACGCCCGCACAAAGACACGATCAATATGCGGGCAAAGGTGAAGGTTCTGCGCCCGTAAGCTGTGCCTTCACCTTGGAATCATTCAGGATAGATACGCCCGCTTGGTTGCTTCCGTGGCGTGCCATGTTGGTTCGTTGGGATTCGTTCTCCCGGATACTCTCTTCGCCCTTTCAGAACCCCTTCGCTTTCCGCACTCTCCCTCTCCTTGTGTGAGGCGGGGGGGAAGAGTGTCCTCGTACAGTTCATTCACATCGTTCATAAGGTAACGTCATGGCCCCCCAGGTATCGTTCGACGTACCGGAACCAGAAACTGAGTTCCCGCACTGGAATCGCGTGTACATTGCTGTGGTGATTGTCACCGCAGTGGTGATCGGCGCGCTCTGGCTTTTTTCGCGGAAATTCGATTTACGGTAACGGTCCAACAAGCATGGCTGCAAGGGAAGAATCCGGCAACGCATTCCCCTTTCCCGGTCAGCACAAATACAACGCCAGCACGAAGTTCCAACAAAAGGGACTTGGTGCTGGCGTTCTTTGCTGGCGGAACGCGTGCACCCAGAAGCATGATGGAGGTCCCCGCCACCTGTGCGGTTCGCCACCCGTGGCGTGCACAATGCGCCCGTATCCATTACCTTTGCCGCGACCGCAAGCCCATACAACGGCGATGCTCCTTTTCCCACGACACTCAACACAACCCTGATGCACTGGCTCGACTGGCTGATTATCGCTGCCTATCTGATCTACATCGTGTACGACGGAATCCGCCTGACGCGGCGTAGCCACGGGATTGAAGGCTACTTCCTTGCCAACAAAAGCCTTCCGTGGTGGGCCGTTGGGCTTTCGGTGATGGCAACGCAGCTAAGTGCCATCACCCTTGTTGGAACCACCGGGCAGGCCTACGACAAAGGGATGGGATTCATCCAGTTCTACTTCGGCTTGCCGCTGGCAATGATTATCCTTTGCGTGACGGTGGTTCCGTTCTTTTACCGCGCCAACGTCTTCACGGCATATGAGTATCTGGAACGGCGGTTCGATGCCAAAACCCGATCGCTTACCAGCTTCCTTTTCCTGATGTCCCGCGGCTTATCGTGCGGCGTAATCATTGCCGCCCCCTCGGTAATCCTTTCGATTGTGCTTGGCTGGAACGAAACCATCACCATCCTTGCCATGGGGCTTTCCACCACACTCTACACCATGTTCGGCGGCGTGCAAGCCGTAACCTGGACCGATGTGAAGCAGATGGTGATCATCTTTGCCGGGTTGGCGGTGGTGCTGGTTGTCATCTTCTCCCAGCTTCCCAGCGGCGTTGGTTTTTCCGAGGCACTTTCCATTGCCGGGGCCGCCGGAAAATTGCAGACCGTTGACTTCAACACCAGCCCAAAGGAGACCTACACCTTTTGGTCGGGGCTGATTGGCGGGCTGTTTCTGATGCTCAGCTATTTCGGCTGCGACCAAAGCCAGGTCCAGCGGTATCTAACCGCCCGTTCCGTTAGCGAGGGGCGGACCTCGTTGCTGATGAGCGCGTTTGTGAAAATCCCGATGCAGTTCGTGATCCTGCTGATTGGCGTGCTGGTGTTTGTCTTCTATCAGTTCCAAGCCCCGCCCATGATCTTCAATCGCCAAGATGTTGCCGCCGTGGATAGCAGCGCGTTCAAGGGGGAGTTCCGCCAGTTGGGGGAACGATACCAAGCCGAGGCTGCCCAGCGAAGCGCGCAAGCAACCGCGTTGGCAAAGGCAGTAAGCGGTGGGGGAGATATCACGCCACAGCGCGATGCCTATCTGCGTGCCGACAGCGCAATGGCCGCAACCCGCAGCCAGGCGATTGGATTGGTGAAAGCCGCAACCCACAGCACGAAGTTCACCGATGTCAACCACGTCTTCCCGACGTTCGTTACCACGTATATGCCGCCCGGGGTGGTGGGGCTGATTATCGCCGCAATCTTTGCCGCAGCCATGTCCTCCATCGCTGCCGAACTGAACTCCCTTTCCACCGCAACGGTGATTGATTTCTACCGCCGGTTCTACCGCAGCAACGCCAGCGATGCGCACTACCTGCTTGTCTCCAAACTTACCACACTCTTGTGGGGGATTTTTGCGTGCGTGGTGGCCTTCTACGCCGTGCAGCTGGGGTCGCTGATTGAGGTTGTGAACCGCTTCGGCTCGTTCTTTTACGGTTCGCTTCTTGGGGTGTTTGTGCTGGCAATTGGGGTGAAACGCGCCACCGCAAACGGCGCGTTCGTTGGGCTGATTGCGGGGATGGGGACCATTGCGCTGGTCCACTACGGCTTCAATGCCGACGGCCAGATGATGAGCTTCCTGTGGTACAACGTGGTGGGGTGCGTGGCGGTGGTGGCCGTGGGAATGGGGTGGAGCCTTGCCAGCCCAACAAAGCCACACGCAACGGAAAGCGCGTAAAACCGAACAGCCGCGGCCCGCCCGCCGGGCGATGCCAGAAAATGAAAACGAGCAAGGCCGCTGTTTGGGCGGCCTTGCTCGTTTTGATGAGCTGATCTCTCCGGCAGGATTGTTTTTAGTTGCGCAGCCGGTCGGTATCAATGGCGTTGAGCGCGTCCACTTTTTGCAGAAGCTCCTCGTTCGATTCCACGCGGTTCGGGTCCGGCAAGCATACGTCCACCGGGCAGACGGCGGCGCACTGCGGTTCGTCGAAGAACCCAACGCACTCGGTGCATTTATCGGGGACGATGTAGAAGTAATCGGCGGACCAGAAACCGTTTGTGCCGCTTGGTGCCGCCTCGCCATCGCCGTAGGTAACGCCGGCCAAGGTCCAATTCGCACCCCCTTCGTAAATGGCGGTGTTTGGGCATTCCGGCTCGCACGCGCCGCAGTTAATACAATCTTCCGTGATGTGGATTGCCATATATCTCTTGCTCCAGATGTTGATTGATTGTTGGTCTATAAGTTCCGTACACTTCCCTGCCCCGTTGCTTCCCCGGCGGGATTTGCCGGAAGCTCTGCAAGGGTGATTTGCAGGGAAGGAATCGTGCCGCTGGTTCGGATTGCCTCGCGTAAGGCCACCAGCTGCGGCAGCAGTCCGTTGATGTCAATGCCAAATTTTTCGGGGCGATGTTCCGATAACCGTTCGATTGCCCTGTCAAGCTGCGTTGTGGCCCCGGCGTGGTTGTTCCGCACCGCGTGGAAGGAGCCGATTGCCGCGTGGATCATCCCTTGCATGAATCGGCGGTCGTCGCCCTGCAGCGATTCCCACATCATTTCAAAGGAGTCGTGACTTTCAAAAAAGCGTCCGCTGTTGAATTCAGCAACGGCAAGCTCCAGAAGTGAACGTTCTTGCACTGTTGTTTCTCGGCGAGAGAGAAAGAGGAGGAAGAGGAGCGCATCGGCTTGTTGTGCGATGCCGTGTCGCTGCGAATATCACACTTTGGGCAATCTTTTGTTTTCCTCAGCTTGTAACACCGCCCTTTTCCCTTGCCATTGTTTTCTGGCCGCCGCTGTTCGTTCGCTTCTGATTACGTCCACGCCCAAGCCACGTTACCCGCCACAATCGTCGCAATTGCTTGCGACGTTCCCGCCGCGCAGGGGTCGCCGGAAAGGACTACTACGTCCGCCGCGTACCCTTCGGCAAGGCGGCCCCGCCGCGGCTTGCCGGGGATTCCAAGCCGGGGCCACTCGGTGAATGCCGCAATCGCTTCCTGGGGGGAGATCGCCTGCTGGATATGCCACGGTTTGTTGGTGGAAGAATCTATCCGTTCGGCAAATGCGCGGATGCCCGCTATCGGGTCGGGGCTTTCAATCGGGAAGTCGCTTCCGGCAAGGATCGGAAGCCCCGCGCGCCGCAGGTTCCGCCAGCCGTAAGCGTAGCCGCACCGCTGGGACCCAAGCCGTTGCTGGGCCATTGCTGCATCGCTGGTGCAGTGGGTTGGCTGCATCGAAGGGAGCGCGCCAAGCGCCGCAAACCGTGGCACGTCGTCGGGGTGAACAATCTGCGCGTGCTCAACCCGCAGCAGTGCGTCGGGGTGGCTGCGGCGCAGTTGCGCGTAGGCATCCAACACCAACCGGTTCGCGCCATCGCCGATTGCGTGGGTGGCAATCGCAAACCCGCGCCGCGCCGGCTCGGCAGCCAACCCCGCCAGCTGGTCCGCAGAAAGAAGCTGGATTCCGCGTGTGTCTGGCGCGTCGCTGTACGGCTCCAGCAGCAACGCCCCGCGCGATCCAAGCGCGCCATCGGCAAAGTATTTCACCCCGGCAATGTTCACGTTGTTGGCCAGGGGGCCGGGCTGCAGAACGGCGCGCCATTCTTCCCCCTGCGCCTTCAGGAACACCTCGCACCGAATCTTCATTCCGCCACGCTCGGCAATGCTGGCCATTGCCTGCAGCCGCTCCGGCTCGACGTTCATGTCGTGGACGCAGGTGATGCCGTAGCGAAGGCACTCCTGGATCCCGTGCTCAATCCACGCGGCACGTTGCTGGGTGGTGATTGGTGGAACGTGGCGCAACGCCAACTCCATCGCGGTATCCACCAGAATGCCGTTTGGCTGGCCGAACTCATCCAACAAAACCTCACCCCCATCAATCCAGCCCGGGGTGATTTCGGCTGCGCGAATTGCCGCGCTGTTCACCCACGCGGCGTGGGTATCCACCCGAAGCAGCAGGACCGGATGGTGGGGAAGAAGCGCGTCCAACAACGCCCGCGTGGGAAGCTGCGGCACGCCCCATTTTTCTTGGTTCCACCCAAACCCTTGCACCCACGTTCCGGCGGGAAGATTTTTGGCATGGTCGGCAACCCGGCGGGCGCATTCTTCGGGGGATGTTGCATCCACCAAGTTGACTTTGGAGGCCATTTCGCCAAGCCCAATCAGATGCGCGTGCGCGTCGGTGAAGCCAGGAAGGACCACCGCCCCCAACGGCAGCGGATACTCGACCCCATCAAGCAGCAGCTGCGTGCGGCTGCTTGGCTGAACAGACTCGATCAAACCGGAAGAAGAGGAACAGGAAATCCGCATGGTGGTTCGGGATAACGGGATAAACAATGAAGGCACGAATCCGCAATGGAGCGTGAGTGATGGAGTGAGTGATGGAGTGAGTTGTGGAGCAAGCGATGGATCGCCAACAATGGCACATCACCGCACCACCACCACCCAATCGGAAACGACGGAGTTCCCGCTGCGAAGCTGGCACCGATAGCGGCCCGACGGAAGGCCAGGCGGAAGCTGGGCGGTGTGGTCTCCTGGGGGAAGCTCGGCATCCACAATCTGCGCGGCTTGGTTCCCCAAAAGATCGAACAGCAGCAATTGCGCGTGCTGTTGCTTGGGGAGGTAAAACTGAAGGGTTCCCGATGATGGCTGCACGGTTAGCCGCAATCCATTGCTGTTCCCGCTTCCGTCATCCGCCACGCCGCTTGCCAGCGGAACGCCAAGATACTGGCCAACGCCATGCAGGATTGCGCGCGCGGTGGAGTCGTAGTTCCCGGCTTGGGCGCAGTTCATGTCTTCGTAGGTCATGGCCATTACTGCCGGGCCGTAGTTCAGCCAGTACCAGCTTTCGGGGAAGACGCGCGGCGTTCCGGTGTCCCAGCTTTGGTAGTAATCCCAGGGGCGGATTCCTTCGGGCCAAAACTCCCGCACCTTCCCGATAAATAGCTGCTGGCTTCGGGCAAACTCCCGCGAGGTTCCTTTCTGGTCGTGGTAAACAAAGTAGCGTTCGCACAGGTACGCGCTGTGAAGGTTCAACGCCAGCTTGATTGGCGCGGCGCTGTTCATCAGTTCGGTGAATCGGGCTTTCAGCGCGGCGGGTTCGGGCTGCGGGTTTGGTTTGTCCCATTCCCGTTCAAGGTCAATGTTGTTGGCGTTCTCGCGGGGGTGCTCAAGCTCCACGCCGTCGGGGTTGTACATCGGGAGGATGTGGAAGATCAGCCGTTCGCGCAGCTGGGCGGCGCGTGGGTCGTCGGAAATCAGGTAGCGGATCATCGCGTTTGCCACCCACCAACTTTGCACTTCCCCCGGGTGCGTGCGTGCGTGGATCATCACCGTTTGGCGCGGGGCCGTTGGCACGGTTGCCGAGGTGATGGAAAGCTGCCACAACGCCCGCCCCTGCACGCTCCGCCCGATTGAATCCACCCGCACGTAAGGGCTGCTGCGCCAGGCCACAAGGTCGTTCAGAAGATCGGCATAGCCGTAGCCCCAGCTTTTGCCAAGCGTGGATAGCAGTTCCAGCGAGTGCTGTTCGGTTAGGCCGTGCGGGTCGTGCGCGCCGCCACACGGGTCTGCTTCGGGTTGCGTGCCGGGTTGCGCGGCAATGGGGGAGAAGGTCAGCAGCAGCAATGCCAGAATGCTGGCGGGGAAAGAACGCTTCATCATGCCGCAAATGTACAACTGCGGGTTGGTAATTGGTGGCGAAATGACAAAGCCCGTTGGAGCCAAACAAGATTCTGCATCGAAGTCCGCCACCGCGGCAGCCCCCTCCCCGCCTCCCCCAATTCTGGGGGAGGGGCTGGCGGAAATGGCGTGAGATTTAGAGAGAAGTGGATCAACAGCCAAACCCATTTCCCCCCAGCATTGGGGGGACGCTTCGCCCGTCAGGGCGAAGCAGGGGGGCGCAAGGCAGCGGCAGGCCGAAGCCGCCGGTTTCTACAGGACCTCACCCCCCAACCCCCTCTCCGTGAGGTTGTTCGCGAGCACCGCCAGAGTAACTGACGGAGAGGGGGAGGAAGAAGGAGGTAGCCACAGGTCTTTAGCCTGTGGCGTGATCTTCCGCTTCTGTGTGCTGGCTTTGCGCGTTGCTCCCCCTCTTGGGAGGGGGTTGGGGGGTGGAACACCCGCGAACCAAGCATCCATTCCCGAATCTCAGGATCAGCAAGCCTCGGTGTCCAACAGAAAACCCCGCGTGTTCGGTGGCTCCCCCGAACCCACCCCGCCCTGTCGGGCACCCCTCCGTTGGAGGGGAACGCTTCGGGAGCGTTTGCGGGTAATAGAATGCCCCTTCAGGGCGACCTCCGCGCTTACTCACCCCACACTCTCTGCATCTTTTTTTCGGAATTGCTCCAAGTTGTCGGGGCCAAGCTCTTGCAGCGTGTAGCGTTGGGGATAGGTGCGGTTGCGGCGGTGGTGGAAGAAAAGCGGCTTCTTCCGGGCAGGAAGAAGATACCGGACGATGCGCCCACGCAGCCACAAACTGAAGACGGCAATCCGGCGCATCAACGGCGCTGGTTTCGGGAACCCGAAGGCTTCCAACATCGCGTCGTCCAGCATGGCATACACCCCCCGGTGGACCAACGGCTTGGCAAACCGTGGGAACCACGCCGCGAACAGGTCGCGGGTGGCCTCGCCAATCTTCCGGTTGGTTTCAGCAAACCGGAAATGCTTCTGCTCATACTGGCGGCTGAACT encodes:
- a CDS encoding DUF309 domain-containing protein, which encodes MQERSLLELAVAEFNSGRFFESHDSFEMMWESLQGDDRRFMQGMIHAAIGSFHAVRNNHAGATTQLDRAIERLSEHRPEKFGIDINGLLPQLVALREAIRTSGTIPSLQITLAELPANPAGEATGQGSVRNL
- a CDS encoding SemiSWEET transporter, whose product is MDYIRLLGFAAGAVGVIAFVPQAAKVLRTRSTHDLSLPSYLLMAAGSTLWAAYGFLQDDLPIILPNVIILVLQLTILWAKFRFH
- a CDS encoding 4Fe-4S dicluster domain-containing protein gives rise to the protein MAIHITEDCINCGACEPECPNTAIYEGGANWTLAGVTYGDGEAAPSGTNGFWSADYFYIVPDKCTECVGFFDEPQCAAVCPVDVCLPDPNRVESNEELLQKVDALNAIDTDRLRN
- a CDS encoding amidohydrolase; translated protein: MRISCSSSSGLIESVQPSSRTQLLLDGVEYPLPLGAVVLPGFTDAHAHLIGLGEMASKVNLVDATSPEECARRVADHAKNLPAGTWVQGFGWNQEKWGVPQLPTRALLDALLPHHPVLLLRVDTHAAWVNSAAIRAAEITPGWIDGGEVLLDEFGQPNGILVDTAMELALRHVPPITTQQRAAWIEHGIQECLRYGITCVHDMNVEPERLQAMASIAERGGMKIRCEVFLKAQGEEWRAVLQPGPLANNVNIAGVKYFADGALGSRGALLLEPYSDAPDTRGIQLLSADQLAGLAAEPARRGFAIATHAIGDGANRLVLDAYAQLRRSHPDALLRVEHAQIVHPDDVPRFAALGALPSMQPTHCTSDAAMAQQRLGSQRCGYAYGWRNLRRAGLPILAGSDFPIESPDPIAGIRAFAERIDSSTNKPWHIQQAISPQEAIAAFTEWPRLGIPGKPRRGRLAEGYAADVVVLSGDPCAAGTSQAIATIVAGNVAWAWT
- a CDS encoding formimidoylglutamase, which gives rise to MLDHLIPADPALFFTKNDPADPRMGDLVGRGDDAIAQHTRVAIIGVPQELGVARNGGRVGAAQAPDAIRAMFYRLTPFDLATGRSVPHGAVVDLGNIRCDDQLDDGLEEIHRRLAAVVAAVCRRGLIPLVLGGGHDVTYAAASGVHAVHGRLGVLNFDAHLDVRPPNPLRNSGTSFRMLIEEGKLAPEQFVEFGIQSFANAESHVEWVRGSGGTIIPLEAVRQQGFPDALLAAYRIASSEGRKNVYGTLDMDGVRAADAPGVSATMPDGFAAAELLATARLLGRSSATVAMDIVEVNPRFDRDNQTAKLAAHAMMRFIGGIGER
- a CDS encoding sodium:solute symporter, coding for MHWLDWLIIAAYLIYIVYDGIRLTRRSHGIEGYFLANKSLPWWAVGLSVMATQLSAITLVGTTGQAYDKGMGFIQFYFGLPLAMIILCVTVVPFFYRANVFTAYEYLERRFDAKTRSLTSFLFLMSRGLSCGVIIAAPSVILSIVLGWNETITILAMGLSTTLYTMFGGVQAVTWTDVKQMVIIFAGLAVVLVVIFSQLPSGVGFSEALSIAGAAGKLQTVDFNTSPKETYTFWSGLIGGLFLMLSYFGCDQSQVQRYLTARSVSEGRTSLLMSAFVKIPMQFVILLIGVLVFVFYQFQAPPMIFNRQDVAAVDSSAFKGEFRQLGERYQAEAAQRSAQATALAKAVSGGGDITPQRDAYLRADSAMAATRSQAIGLVKAATHSTKFTDVNHVFPTFVTTYMPPGVVGLIIAAIFAAAMSSIAAELNSLSTATVIDFYRRFYRSNASDAHYLLVSKLTTLLWGIFACVVAFYAVQLGSLIEVVNRFGSFFYGSLLGVFVLAIGVKRATANGAFVGLIAGMGTIALVHYGFNADGQMMSFLWYNVVGCVAVVAVGMGWSLASPTKPHATESA
- a CDS encoding RNA polymerase sigma factor; protein product: MAWYRQIFQTAPGEGVQESALPKPTNPETLLFERFLAGDDSALVELYDRHNHRIFMYCRQFVRDHQRAEDITQELWERVLRLRRERKVTSQNPMGFLLTIARNLCLDELRKDRHHTAIEDLPETSHPVDFIPELSHMEELVVLALPHLPASQREVLVLNAYSGYRFDEIAEMLGEPVGAIRTRAWRARTHLARMISAMIGIEEDKQTTRPNNRQEQGQ